The Thermoplasmata archaeon nucleotide sequence ACAAGCGTACCCCTGGCTGTACCGCCCCTGGGTCCAGTATCCGTACCCCTATCCGCCGGCCAACCCCCCGCCCCCGGAACCGCCAAAGACCTAGGAGTTCCCGGGTTCGGAGTGCTCTGCTGATCGTCCTCCTCAGACCCGCTCCGCCATACAGCCGCGGCGTGGGCTTCGAAAGGGCTTCTCGGGAGCATGGGACTACCTGAGGAGCTTCTCAAAGGAGGCGCGACGGGCTAACATCTTCCGATCACACAGGGCCTCACCCGTTTCCGTCACCTTACGGATTCGCGTTATCCAAACATCACAAATCGCACGGGTACGAGCAGCCCGACGGCATTCAACTTCGGGCAATCGAGCGCCCTTTTATATGGGGACCATCTACTCCCGTATGGTATCTGCGCGGGGGAGACCCCTGCCGGGAACCGCGCAGATCGCGCGCCGGGCGATGTGTCGTGATCGAGACTGAATCCCTCACCAAGGAGTTCGACGGCCTGACTGCCGTGGACGCGCTGACCTTCCGTGTCCAGGATGGTGAGGTCTTCGGCCTCCTGGGGCCCAACGGAGCCGGCAAAACGACCACGGTCCGAATGCTTTGCTGCCTGATCTCGAAAACGAGCGGCGAGGCGAGGATCGGGGACTACGTCGTCGGGAGCGATGTCGACTCGCCGAAGATTCGGAAGATGATCGGGCTCGTGCCCGACAACGTCGGCCTCTATGAGAACATGACCGCCTACGACAACCTGGATTTCTACGGCCAACTGTACGACCTCGCGGAGGCGGATCGGAGAGCGAACATCCGGCGCTTCCTCGAGATGCTCGGACTGTGGGAGAAGAGGGACGTCGCGGCCGGGACATTCTCCAAAGGGATGAAGCAGAAGCTCGCAATCGCCCGTGCCTTGGTCCATGAGCCCGAGGTGCTGTTCCTCGATGAGCCGACCGTCAACCTGGACCCGGAGTCGGCGAAGACCGTCAGGGACTTCCTCCTGGAACTGAAGAAGCAGAAGAAGACCATCTTTCTGAATACGCACAACCTCGACGAGGCCCAGAGGGTCTGCGACCGGATCGCGATCCTGAACACGCGGCTCATGGCCCTGGGTTCTCCCGAGGAGCTCGAGCGGTCCGTGGGGAGCCGGAAGACGGTCGTCCAACTGGCACAGGTGACCGACGCCGTTTTGGGTGCATTAAGGAAGCTGTCGGTCGTGAACCTGGCCGTGGACGGCAGTCGTCTGATCATCGACGTGGTGGATCCGGAGAAGGAGAACCCGGCAATCCTCCGCGCCATCATTGAGGCGGGGGGCGTCGTCCAGTCTGCGTCCGTGTCGTCCTCAACCCTGGAGGACGCGTATCTGAAGCTGGTGAGGGAGAAGACGTGAGCCTGAGACATGCGTGGATCATCGCAAAGAAGGACCTCAAGTCAATCCTCCGGAGGAAGGTGGTCCTCTACACGACGGTGGCGTTGCCGCTCATCATCGGCGTCCTCCTTCCCGTGGTCGTCGAGTTTGCCGGGAGGAGGTCAGGCGGCATCCCCGCCGCAGCCTTGCCGCAGTACCTGGGCGCATTCGCGTTCTTGTTCGTGATTATACCCGCGATTGTCCCCACTCCCATCGCGTCGTACAGCATCGTCGGCGAGAAGGTCGAGAAGAGCCTCGAACCGCTCCTTGCGACCCCCGTGGCCGATGGCGATATCCTGCTCGGGAAGAGCATCGCTGCATTCCTCCCGGCGATGCTTGCTACGTTCGCAGGTGCGGGCGTCTTCATGACGCTCATGGACCTCGTTACCGCGGACAAGTTGGGCTACCTCTACTTCCCGAATTGGAGCATGGGCGTCATCCTGCTGATTCTCGCCCCGCTTGTTGCATTGCTCAGCATCGAGGTCAGCGTCCTCTCCTCGTCGAGGGTCAACGACGTTCGGGCGGCCTCCCAGCTCGGCGGCCTAGCCTTCATCCCTTTCATCGCGATCTACGTCGCCGGCGAGATCGGTGTCATCACACTCGACACGAACGGTCTCCTGACCATTGCCGCCGTGATGGCGCCCCTGGACTTAGTGCTCTTCTTCGTCAGCAAGGCCACGTTCCAGCGTGACCAGATCCTCACGAGGTGGAAATGAGAAGGGTCGACGTGGGTCACGACCGGTGGATCTGAAATCCGCGGTGCCGTCTTTGAACTCCGTCTCCCCTGGTCGGTCTTCGATGGGTAGAATCGCACGAGGAACCGCGGGACGCTTCCTCACCAGGAGCCCCAGGACTCAAGCCGGGTCTCCATCCCGAGACTCCGGCAAAGCCTCTTAAGCGGAGTCTCCCGCTCGGTCACCGCGTGCTGGTTGCCCAGGTGCGGCGGGAGCCGGATCGCTCCGAACGCGGCCGCGCTCTGGGTCGCTAGCGGGCTGAGGGCGACGTACAGCGCACCGTCGATGGCGAGGGCCACGATGATGTCGATGATGAAGAGAACCGGGTCGGTTTTCACAGCATCCCCACAACCTGGTAGGTGTTGACAGCCAAGATGAGGTTTGTGATGGCGTTCCCGAGCCCAAGGACGTTGCCCTCATCGTTGTCGTTGTCCTCCGGGCACACGTAGCCCCTTCCGGCCGCTGGGGGGCGACGGGGGCGGGGGCACCTACACCCTCTTTTGGGAGTCGTGTCTCACGCATCGTGTCCGGGTGTCGGGGTCGCAGGGTCAGAGCTTGATTTTGTATCGCACGATTCGGTCGTGCTCCCGGAATCCGTTCTTCTCGTACACCTGCCGGGCGGGGGCGTTGGAGTCGTCCGTGATGACGTACATCACGGAATGGCCCGCCTCCCGCGCTTGCTGAATGGCCGCTCGGACGAGCCGCGTTCCGAT carries:
- a CDS encoding ABC transporter ATP-binding protein — protein: MIETESLTKEFDGLTAVDALTFRVQDGEVFGLLGPNGAGKTTTVRMLCCLISKTSGEARIGDYVVGSDVDSPKIRKMIGLVPDNVGLYENMTAYDNLDFYGQLYDLAEADRRANIRRFLEMLGLWEKRDVAAGTFSKGMKQKLAIARALVHEPEVLFLDEPTVNLDPESAKTVRDFLLELKKQKKTIFLNTHNLDEAQRVCDRIAILNTRLMALGSPEELERSVGSRKTVVQLAQVTDAVLGALRKLSVVNLAVDGSRLIIDVVDPEKENPAILRAIIEAGGVVQSASVSSSTLEDAYLKLVREKT
- a CDS encoding ABC transporter permease subunit, translated to MSLRHAWIIAKKDLKSILRRKVVLYTTVALPLIIGVLLPVVVEFAGRRSGGIPAAALPQYLGAFAFLFVIIPAIVPTPIASYSIVGEKVEKSLEPLLATPVADGDILLGKSIAAFLPAMLATFAGAGVFMTLMDLVTADKLGYLYFPNWSMGVILLILAPLVALLSIEVSVLSSSRVNDVRAASQLGGLAFIPFIAIYVAGEIGVITLDTNGLLTIAAVMAPLDLVLFFVSKATFQRDQILTRWK